The following coding sequences are from one Anabas testudineus chromosome 16, fAnaTes1.2, whole genome shotgun sequence window:
- the lingo4b gene encoding leucine-rich repeat and immunoglobulin-like domain-containing nogo receptor-interacting protein 4b, which translates to MYVESVVRWGAWSILLQFGLGASAGSCPPRCVCRPEAKEVICSGKHLNSVPDGFSSDARRLDLTHNKIKTVGRRQFSGLLHLQELDLSDNIISMIEVEAFQGLQNLRTLCIKNNRLKIIPVGVFSGLPSLRFLDLSQNEILVFLDYTFKEMVNLQTLEAGENDLVFISQRAFFGLQNLQELNLDRSNLTSIPTEALSQLQSLTRLRILRLTISTLPNNAFRRLHRLRSLLIANWPSLDTVASNSLIGLNLTSLVIRNCNLSVIPYSALRHLVYLRFLDLSYNPITVIQSNLLGDLLRLQELHLAGGSLLRIEPGAFRGLAYFRMLNVTSNQLTTLEESVFHSVGNLQVLRLDRNPLACDCRLLWVVRRRLRLNFDGHQPTCSSPDAVRQREFRDFSEKELPRLFTCRPARIMDRRPQEARVEEGTTVLFSCKADGDPFPSISWISSHKNVVSPTGRIRVLPNGTLEVRYAQVQDSGTYQCLAGNAAGNDSLTVGLYVKGLPRNRTIPYLSEEGWVEPSNSQAANSSAQMAKPYPFDAKTLIIATTMGFLSFLSSVAICFVFMFFWSQSKGQIKHTATIDFVPRSSMGGGGGDGGDGGRFTMKLI; encoded by the coding sequence ATGTATGTGGAGTCAGTTGTCCGATGGGGGGCGTGGAGCATCCTGCTCCAGTTTGGACTGGGAGCATCTGCAGGAAGTTGTCCTCCACGCTGTGTTTGTCGACCTGAGGCAAAAGAAGTGATCTGCTCTGGCAAACATTTGAACTCAGTGCCAGACGGCTTTTCCAGTGATGCCAGACGTTTGGACTTAACCCACAATAAGATTAAGACTGTGGGGCGCCGCCAGTTCTCAGGCCTCCTGCATCTTCAAGAGTTGGACCTTAGTGATAATATAATCTCCATGATTGAGGTAGAGGCTTTCCAGGGCCTTCAAAATCTCCGGACCCTTTGCATTAAGAATAACCGTCTCAAGATCATTCCAGTTGGTGTGTTTTCTGGCCTTCCCAGTCTGCGCTTTCTGGATTTGAGCCAAAATGAGATCCTGGTCTTCCTGGACTACACCTTCAAAGAAATGGTTAACCTGCAAACACTGGAAGCTGGGGAGAATGATTTGGTGTTCATCTCACAGCGAGCTTTCTTTGGGCTGCAGAATCTACAGGAGCTCAACTTAGACCGCAGCAACCTGACCTCTATTCCCACTGAGGCATTGTCCCAGCTTCAGAGCCTGACTCGCCTACGCATACTACGCCTCACCATTTCTACCCTGCCCAACAATGCTTTCCGCCGGCTCCACCGTCTGCGCAGTCTACTGATTGCAAACTGGCCATCATTAGACACTGTGGCTAGCAACAGCCTGATCGGCCTAAATTTGACCTCACTTGTTATCAGAAACTGCAACCTAAGTGTGATTCCTTACTCAGCACTTCGTCACCTGGTCTATCTGCGCTTTCTGGACCTGTCCTACAACCCCATCACTGTTATCCAGAGTAATCTGCTAGGGGACCTTCTAAGACTTCAAGAGTTACACCTAGCAGGAGGGAGCTTGCTACGAATAGAACCGGGGGCCTTCAGGGGGTTGGCATATTTCCGCATGCTTAATGTGACATCCAATCAGCTTACTACTTTGGAGGAGAGTGTCTTCCACTCTGTGGGGAACCTTCAGGTGTTGCGGTTGGATAGGAATCCCCTAGCATGTGACTGTCGGCTTCTCTGGGTGGTCCGCCGCAGACTGCGTTTGAACTTTGATGGACATCAGCCCACTTGTTCGTCTCCGGATGCGGTGAGACAGCGTGAATTCAGAGACTTTTCTGAGAAGGAGCTTCCAAGGCTGTTTACCTGCCGTCCTGCTCGCATTATGGACCGAAGGCCACAGGAGGCTAGGGTAGAGGAGGGCACTACAGTTCTCTTCTCTTGTAAGGCCGATGGGGATCCATTTCCATCCATTTCCTGGATCTCATCTCATAAAAATGTAGTTTCTCCAACAGGACGAATCAGAGTTTTACCCAATGGCACTCTAGAAGTGCGCTATGCCCAAGTTCAGGACAGTGGCACATATCAGTGCTTGGCGGGCAATGCAGCCGGCAATGACAGCTTGACTGTCGGACTATATGTGAAGGGGCTCCCTCGTAACCGAACTATCCCTTACCTCTCAGAGGAGGGCTGGGTAGAGCCTTCAAATTCCCAAGCTGCCAACTCCTCAGCTCAAATGGCCAAGCCATATCCATTTGATGCAAAGACACTGATCATCGCCACCACCATgggtttcttgtcttttctcagCTCAGTGGCCAtctgttttgtcttcatgttcTTTTGGAGTCAGAGCAAAGGtcagataaaacacacagcaactaTTGACTTTGTTCCGCGGTCTTCcatgggtggaggaggaggagatggaggtgaCGGTGGCAGGTTCACCATGAAACTGATTTAG